The DNA window TGTTActtgttttaatttattcagATCAGACTTTTGTGCTTTTGAGCTATTCTTTGTTTGGTCTTACTAATGTTATGTGTAGTGAAGTCAGAACTCAAACCGTGTTGCTATCATCTTTCCTTTGTTTGTGCATCTTATGTCCGTTTGAATATCTTTGAGCAATGGAATATGCGTGTCATTATGTGTTTTCGTTTAACATAAGATTTCTGGATCTGTGCCTAATTTGAGACCGCGTGATTTCATAGATTCAAATGTTTGAGAATCTGAGATAATGGCATTTCAGTTTGGTAATGAAGTATGCAAAATGTTTTTCGTACAAATGTGTAGCATCACGTTGGCTATTTACCATCAcaagaaaaagatgaatgaagtTATATGTGCACTAGTGGATGCTTGATTCATCTCACAATACCTTACATTATTTTAACGGtccatttaaatatttattctgCAGGCCAAGTTCCTGAAAGCATGTGGAACTTTGCTTGAGACTCCTGTTGAAAATCGAAAAGTCTCTCGCAAATGGGTGGATACAGACACTCACAAAGAAGAATCCAGTCCTTTGATGACCTGTGTATCCACTGAGCAACTGAAACTCATGGATCCACTTGATGAATCTTTAACGTCTGCTAAAACTTGTGGAAAATGGGTAACTGGTGAAGGTTTTTTGGTAGGCACTCCGAGCAGGTATATCTCATGCATATTTATCTGAGTATATTGATCAGCTCCAGTTCTCAAAAATAATGTTGAGTTATACAATGAGTTGGCATGTTTTCAGCACATTAGTAGATATCAACATGATTACATGAATTTCATGATTCatataatttaattgttgaaagaTTTTTGAGCATTGTCTGTTTCTTTTCAAGCTTCTTTAAGTAGCTAGCTTGTTTTCGCTTTCATGGGTCCTAAATTCATATCTCGTGTTATATcttatatttttgtattttaaaagTGGTAGACAATTCTTAGCCAACTCCCTGTCTTGAATTCTCTGTTAGTGTCTTGACTGCCAGAGATAATACCAGAAGAGACTCTACCAGCTCCACTCAGAGCAGTGACAATCACGGTGCCATAACTCCAAACAACGAGACTGATGAAGCTCATCGCTCTGCAGTTTCACCTGAAGCCTTTGCTTCTACAGTACGGCGCACAAATAAGTCAGTGCACTTTGAGTGCCACTCTGATAGATCATCTAAAAATTCTGTTCAACGCATAAAGCAATCCGGATCATCTGGTGATTCTAGAGTATCAATGCCATCACCATATCCAACCCCACTGCACTTGACTGATGAGATGCAAACACCCGGCACTGTATTCCCTTCATACACGAACAATATGGCTGGTGGGACGACTAATATCCGATCTCAATACGTGTATTCAGTCTTGAATCCAATTCAGTATCAATCCCAGTGGAATGGGTTGAACGAAGAGAACTCAGATCCCAACCACCAGAGAGAATCACCAAAGCCTAATGATGAAGCAACCTTGATATCAACCCCGATGTCAGTCGCCTTGAAAGACGCTCCTTCGCTTAAAAGTGTCAAGAAGGAGGAGCTGAGCTTGTCCGAATGGATTAAATCACAACCAGCCAATCAAGAGGGAAGCAACGGGCATGCTGGTCAAAATGTTCATAACTGGAGAAGTCCGGGAGATCGACCTATTCTTGGGATGGTGGCAGCTCACTGGTATGATGAAGAAGCCACTCATGTCTCTCCTAAATGGTGGGGTGTAAATGGCATTCCCAATACAACTACAAAGTACAAAGAGGTCATTATCTTGAACCTTTTCAGTCTTGTTTGAATATATATATCCACATTGAGAATTGTGAATTCCATTCTCTTTGCAGGATCAGAAGGTTAGCTGGCATGCTACACCATTCGAAGAGAGGCTTGAAAAGGCATTATCCGAAGACAGCTTCATTTCTCAGAGGTATGTTATATTGCGGATGACATATTTGCTGGAAATCTACTTAATTCAAATCTTAGTATGCATATCAAGATCCCATGTTTTGCAGGAAACAAATCAGTGGTGGCCCGCCAGTCGAATTCGATGAATGTGAAGAATCTGATACCGCCTCATCAGAACCTCAATCTTCTTCATCCCATCCCAGTTCTGTTGTTACAGTCTGATTGAAAGACCATTTCTAAAGTATGCAAGTTCACACAGTTGATGCATCATTGTGCATGAAAGTTCCATCAATGTATATAATAATGAGCCTTTTACCGTAATGCTTCCCTTTCTTCCTTCCCAATTGAAGAAACTTATCAACTCTAACTTTATAATAATGGAAAtgttcattttcctttttgaatAAAATTAGTATTTTGTAAATTGTGAACTTAATGGGACTGTATTTAtgaaaaactaaatttaatgGTCATAGTAATtgaatgaaattttaaataaaatactattatCCGGCTCATTTTAGCAGCGGAACATAGAATGCGCACCCGCTGATTTTAGCACCCAGCAGTCTAGTTTAACCGTTGTGCCTTCCTCGTTCAGATTTTGACTCGCGCcagtctctctttctctctctcagacacacacacacacgcataGCTGATCCGCAATCTCCTCCCTATAGATACAGATTCTGCATCAAGAGCTCTGCTTCATCTTCAATGGTGGAGCTCATTTTTTTCTGTATACTTGTTCGTCGATATGTCTCAATCGAATTTCAAAACCTAAATCTCTCTATAATTTTCACTGAAACTGAGCTCAAGAGAGAAATTGAAATCAAAAGGGGAAAATGCTGCGGCGTTCTTCGCTTAGGGGCGGGAATTCGCGCCCGGAGAATCTCGGCCAAAATTTCCTTGCTATGATCGCAAGCCTCTGTTTCAGCGTCTTCGTAACCGGCGTCGTGATTTTCACTACAATCGCCGCGACCTACAATTCCGAGGAGCCGTTTCTCCGGCCTGTCTCAGAGATCTCGGATTTCCTCTCATCTGAAGCAAAATCGACTGATCGGACGGCGTTGATCGACACCAGAGACGTGGAATCCGTTGTGGAAGAGGCAGGGTTCACGGAATTCTCTGACAGCGGAAGCTGCCGCGTTGATGACCCGATCAATTGCCGTGATCTCGAGGTTTTCCATCTGTTGATGACGGCGGCTATTGACAAGTTCAAGGACGTGCATTTCAACCGGTTTGGGAAGCCGGTGGAAGGGGAGAATGGGAGCTCCTGCCACATGGCGTGGAGGTTTAGGCCGAAAGAGGGGAAGGCGACTGGGTATAATAAGGATTATCGGAGTTTTAGGGTTTTGAGGTTTGATAACTGCACACTGAGCGTGGTTGAAATTGGGGGTTATCATTCCGGCGGCAATGCCAGGAAGAGGAAAGGGAGGGGGAAAATCGAAAAGGTTCGATCGACAGCCGTTGGATTTGGGGTGAAGGAGGAATCATTCCGGCTGGGGAAGTACTTGGTTTATGTAGGTGGTGGTGAGAGGTGCAAGAGCATGTGGCATTATATGTGGAGCTTGGTTTGTATGTTAGGCGAGGCGGAGTTCTTGAACCGGACTCTGGTTTTCGACACGAGCATATGCTTGTCGAAGATGCACTCGTTGTCTGGGGTGGATGAGGAGGGGAAGGATTTCAGATTCTACTTTGATTTGGAGCATTTGAAGGATGCATCCTCTGTGGTTGATCAAGCTGAGTTCTGGCCGAATTGGGAGAAATGGAGCGGATTGAAGCTCCGTTTGGTGGAGGATTTCAGGGTCACGCCAATGAGGCTAGCTGAGGCGAAGGAGAGTTTGATCATGAGGAAGTTTGGGGCAGTTGAGCCTGATAATTTCTGGTTCCGGGTGTGTGAAGGGGAGGCGGATGGTGTGATGAAACGGCCGTGGCATAAGGTTTCTAAGGCGAGGCCGTTGCTAGATATGGCCTCTGTGATTGCATCGAGAATGGGGTGGGATTATGACAGTGTTCGCGTTGAGAGAAGGGAGAAGGTCAAGAACAAGGAGATGTGGCCTAATCTTGATCATGACACTCATCCAGAAGCAGTGATGGCAGCTTTGAGAGGGAGAGGGGTGGAGGATGGGAGGAGGGTCTACGTTGCTACGGATGAGGGTGAGGCAGCGTTCTTTGATACAATGAAGGGGAAGTACGAGGTTCACTCGCTTGAGGAACACAGAGATCTGTGGGGCAGTGATAGCGATTGGTACTATGAAACGACGAGTATGAACAACGGGAGCGCGGTGGagtttgatggattcatgaGGCAGATAGTAGATGGAGAAGTGTTCttgaaggggaagaagaagattgagaCGTTTAATGATCTGACTAGAGATTGTAGGGATGGTGTCAACGCATGCTAGTTTGTTTAAACAAGAAAGTGGTATGTAATGTTAAGTAGTCACAGCTACAATTAGTTTAACTTGTTGGAAATCAAAGTGTTCATTTTTTTGGTGCATATTGTCAATCACATTAGCTTCTGGGAGAAGGAAATATGGAGACGCTTCatatttttaatgcaaaattgacaCTTTATAATTTACTAATACTTCTATTTTTTCAGATCATTTTGATGTATTGAATATGTTTAAATTTAAACATATTCTTGGAAAATGACTTTTTGGAAATGAT is part of the Salvia splendens isolate huo1 chromosome 22, SspV2, whole genome shotgun sequence genome and encodes:
- the LOC121787087 gene encoding protein JASON-like isoform X2, producing MAWFSGVKKKEGGERVGVLGFLRLVVAATMGCFFGCLRVKEPHSRHKTTPEKERLVHRDRNALSSLFLTDGLQESEDDLNRKTISEEIDIKELKDEAKFLKACGTLLETPVENRKVSRKWVDTDTHKEESSPLMTCVSTEQLKLMDPLDESLTSAKTCGKWVTGEGFLVGTPSRDNTRRDSTSSTQSSDNHGAITPNNETDEAHRSAVSPEAFASTVRRTNKSVHFECHSDRSSKNSVQRIKQSGSSGDSRVSMPSPYPTPLHLTDEMQTPGTVFPSYTNNMAGGTTNIRSQYVYSVLNPIQYQSQWNGLNEENSDPNHQRESPKPNDEATLISTPMSVALKDAPSLKSVKKEELSLSEWIKSQPANQEGSNGHAGQNVHNWRSPGDRPILGMVAAHWYDEEATHVSPKWWGVNGIPNTTTKYKEDQKVSWHATPFEERLEKALSEDSFISQRKQISGGPPVEFDECEESDTASSEPQSSSSHPSSVVTV
- the LOC121787087 gene encoding protein JASON-like isoform X1; amino-acid sequence: MAWFSGVKKKEGGERVGVLGFLRLVVAATMGCFFGCLRVKEPHSRHKTTPEKERLVHRDRNALSSLFLTDGLQESEDDLNRKTISEEIDIKELKDEAKFLKACGTLLETPVENRKVSRKWVDTDTHKEESSPLMTCVSTEQLKLMDPLDESLTSAKTCGKWVTGEGFLVGTPSSVLTARDNTRRDSTSSTQSSDNHGAITPNNETDEAHRSAVSPEAFASTVRRTNKSVHFECHSDRSSKNSVQRIKQSGSSGDSRVSMPSPYPTPLHLTDEMQTPGTVFPSYTNNMAGGTTNIRSQYVYSVLNPIQYQSQWNGLNEENSDPNHQRESPKPNDEATLISTPMSVALKDAPSLKSVKKEELSLSEWIKSQPANQEGSNGHAGQNVHNWRSPGDRPILGMVAAHWYDEEATHVSPKWWGVNGIPNTTTKYKEDQKVSWHATPFEERLEKALSEDSFISQRKQISGGPPVEFDECEESDTASSEPQSSSSHPSSVVTV
- the LOC121787086 gene encoding uncharacterized protein LOC121787086 — encoded protein: MLRRSSLRGGNSRPENLGQNFLAMIASLCFSVFVTGVVIFTTIAATYNSEEPFLRPVSEISDFLSSEAKSTDRTALIDTRDVESVVEEAGFTEFSDSGSCRVDDPINCRDLEVFHLLMTAAIDKFKDVHFNRFGKPVEGENGSSCHMAWRFRPKEGKATGYNKDYRSFRVLRFDNCTLSVVEIGGYHSGGNARKRKGRGKIEKVRSTAVGFGVKEESFRLGKYLVYVGGGERCKSMWHYMWSLVCMLGEAEFLNRTLVFDTSICLSKMHSLSGVDEEGKDFRFYFDLEHLKDASSVVDQAEFWPNWEKWSGLKLRLVEDFRVTPMRLAEAKESLIMRKFGAVEPDNFWFRVCEGEADGVMKRPWHKVSKARPLLDMASVIASRMGWDYDSVRVERREKVKNKEMWPNLDHDTHPEAVMAALRGRGVEDGRRVYVATDEGEAAFFDTMKGKYEVHSLEEHRDLWGSDSDWYYETTSMNNGSAVEFDGFMRQIVDGEVFLKGKKKIETFNDLTRDCRDGVNAC